CGCCTGGGCGTCCGGGCGCTGGAGCGCCGCGACCTCGTCCGGTTCGAGCCACGGCGCGCACAGCCGCAGGTATGCGGGCACCGACCACAGGTCGCCGACGACGTCGGTGGGCTCCAGCAGCGGCCAGGCGCGGCCGAACGCGCGCACGAGGTCCGGGTCTCGCGCGAGCGCCCGGCGCAGGAGCCCGGCGTCCACGTCGTCGTCGTCGCGGTGCTTGTCGACGAGGATCCCCAGCAGCGCGTCCCAGACCTCGTCGCGGGCCTCGTTGTGCGGGGTGCCCGGTTCCGCCGCGTCGAACGCCTCGGACCAGTCGTCGGGCCCGAGCCGCACGTCGGCCCAGTCGGTCTCGACGGTCGTGCCCGTGGTCGGCGGCCGCTCGTAGAACGCGACGGCCCGGTCGACCGCGTCGACCATGCCCGCCGACGACTTCAGCCGCGCGACCTCCGGGTCCGCCTCCGGCCCGGCCGTCGCCCCCTCCGGGACGAGGTCGCGCAGCGTGCACGTCTGCACGCCCTCCTCCCCCAGGCTCGGCAGCACGTCGCCGACGTACGCGAGGTACCGCTCGTGCGGACCGACGAACAGCACGCCGCCACGCCGGTGCCCGAGCCGCGGGTCGGAGGACAGCAGGTACGCCGTCCGGTGCAGCGCGACGACCGTCTTGCCCGTGCCCGGACCGCCGTCGACCACGAGCGCGCCCCGAGACCCCGCCCTCACGATCGCGTCCTGGTCGGCCTGGATCGTCGCGAGGACGTCGCGCATCCGCGGCGAGCGGCTCGCGCCGAGGCTCGCGACGAACGCCGACTGGTCGTCGAGCGCCGCGTGCCCCTCGAGCCCGTCCGGGGCGAAGACCTCGTCCCAGTAGTCGCTGATCCGCCCGCCCGTCCAGCGGTACCGCCGCCGGCTCGTGAGACCCATCGGGTCGGCGTGCGTCGCCCCGAAGAACGGCTCGGCCGCCGAGGAGCGCCAGTCGACGAGCAGCCGGCGCCCGTCCGCGTCCGTGAGGCCCGCGCGTCCGACGTAGACCGGCTCGGACCCGTCGGCGGGGACGGTGCGCCCGAGGCAGAGGTCGAGCCCGAACCGCTGCAGCAGGCGCAGGCGCGCGGTCAGGCGATGGATCTCCTGGTCGCGCTCGAGCGCCGCCGTGCCGCTGACGCCGGGTGCCCGGCGGGCGTCGTCGAGCCGCCTCGAGAGCTCGGCGACCTGCTGCTCGAGGGCCGCGGCGACGGCCGTGAGGTGCTGCTCGTCGGCCGCCGTCAGGGCCGGGTCCGCCTTCGCGGTCAGGTGGTCGGGGAGGTCGAAGGCGCTGGTCGTCACGGGGAGCATGTGTCCGCCCATCTGCGTCGGGACTGCCTGGGCCGGCGATTCTGCGCCCCGACGGGGGTCTTGCCACAAGCCCCCGGGTGGTTTATAGGTTGAGAGTGGCGGGAGGCGGCGGACGCCTGCGCCCCCGTCGATCCCGCCGAGGCGCAGCCCCACGGCGCCGGGTCCTGAGACCGTCCGTGGGCGTGATCGGATGGACCCGTGACCGCACGCGATCAGACCCTCGCCCGCCGCGCCTTCACCACCGTCGCCGTCGTCGAGGCGGTGACCTGGACCGGCCTCCTCGTCGGGATGTTCCTCAAGTACGTCACCGAGACGACCGAGGCCGGCGTGTGGCTCTTCGGCCGCCTGCACGGCGCCGCGTTCCTCGTCTACTGCGTGACGACGCTCGTCGCCGCGCGGGTGCTGCGGTGGTCGTGGCTCGTGACCCTGCTCGCGCTCGCCGCGAGCGTCCCGCCGCTGACGACGCTGCTGTTCGAGGTCGTCGCGCGCAGGCGAGGGCTGCTCGGCGCGCCGCGGCCGAGGACGGAGGACGCGCAGCCCGTACCCGCGCAGGTCGGACGGTGAGGCACGGGCCCCCCGCACCGAGGTGTGCTGAGATCAGGCGCCGGGCCTGAACCAGCCGTCGACCGTCGCGGCGGACCAGGCGACGAGCTCGGCGCAGCACCTCACGGGGACTCCGGCGCTCTCCGCGCCCGCGGCGAGGCGGTCGACGGCGTCGTCCAGGTCACGCGTCCCTGGCGGCGGCCGCAGCAGCCAGAGCCGACCGGGCGGCCGTGCAGGGACGCCGGCGTCGGCCAGGAGCGAGG
The Cellulomonas sp. NS3 DNA segment above includes these coding regions:
- the helR gene encoding RNA polymerase recycling motor ATPase HelR, which encodes MLPVTTSAFDLPDHLTAKADPALTAADEQHLTAVAAALEQQVAELSRRLDDARRAPGVSGTAALERDQEIHRLTARLRLLQRFGLDLCLGRTVPADGSEPVYVGRAGLTDADGRRLLVDWRSSAAEPFFGATHADPMGLTSRRRYRWTGGRISDYWDEVFAPDGLEGHAALDDQSAFVASLGASRSPRMRDVLATIQADQDAIVRAGSRGALVVDGGPGTGKTVVALHRTAYLLSSDPRLGHRRGGVLFVGPHERYLAYVGDVLPSLGEEGVQTCTLRDLVPEGATAGPEADPEVARLKSSAGMVDAVDRAVAFYERPPTTGTTVETDWADVRLGPDDWSEAFDAAEPGTPHNEARDEVWDALLGILVDKHRDDDDVDAGLLRRALARDPDLVRAFGRAWPLLEPTDVVGDLWSVPAYLRLCAPWLEPDEVAALQRPDAQAWTVADLPLLDAARRRLGDPEASRRRARHQATVAAERERMADVVAHLVETDDSELQLMSMLRGQDLQDALVDPETPRRSDPDLLAGPFAHVVVDEAQELTDAEWRMLLARCPSRSLTIVGDRAQARHGFTEPWTERLARVGLTHVVVASLTIGYRTPEEVMAAAEPVIRSVLPDANVPTAVRRSGVPVLHAHVSERDAILGAWLAQHDEGVAVVVGDPGFRARDRVRSLPPELTKGLEFDLVVLVDPEVWGAGDTGIAGTVDRYVAMTRATQRLVVLASD
- a CDS encoding DUF3817 domain-containing protein; this encodes MTARDQTLARRAFTTVAVVEAVTWTGLLVGMFLKYVTETTEAGVWLFGRLHGAAFLVYCVTTLVAARVLRWSWLVTLLALAASVPPLTTLLFEVVARRRGLLGAPRPRTEDAQPVPAQVGR